A window of the Vitis riparia cultivar Riparia Gloire de Montpellier isolate 1030 unplaced genomic scaffold, EGFV_Vit.rip_1.0 scaffold540_pilon_pilon, whole genome shotgun sequence genome harbors these coding sequences:
- the LOC117910002 gene encoding LOW QUALITY PROTEIN: 65-kDa microtubule-associated protein 1-like (The sequence of the model RefSeq protein was modified relative to this genomic sequence to represent the inferred CDS: inserted 2 bases in 2 codons), with translation MAVADAENPLLGETTCGSLLQKLQQIWDEVGESDEERDKMLLQLEQECLDVYKRKVDQAVKSRAHLLQALADAQLELSXLLSALGEKSFVGIPDKTSGTIKEQLAAIAPTLEQLWKQKEERVKEFSDVQTQIQKICGEIAGNSNLSEVPVVDEADLSLKKLDEFQGQLQELQKEKSDRLHKVLEFVSTVHDLCAVLGMDFFSTVTEVHPSLNDSTGVQSKSISNDTLSRLAKTVLALKEDKKQRLQKLQELATQLIDLWNLMDTPEEERSLFDHVTCNISASVDEVTIPGALALDLIEQAEVEVERLDQLKASRMKEIAFKRQAELEEIFARAHIEIDPEAARAKIMSLIDSGXVEPSELLADMDNQIAKAKEEAFSRKDILDKVEKWMSACEEESWLEDYNRDENRYNSSRGAHLNLKRAEKARILVNKIPALVDTLVAKTRAWEEDHGIPFTYDGVPLLAMLDEYAMLRHDREEEKRRMRDQKKFHELLNTEQEAIFGSRPSPGRPLGPKKVVGPRANGGANGTPSRRLSLNANQNGARSTSKDGKRDNTRPVAPVNYVAISKEDAASHVSGTEPVPASP, from the exons ATGGCAGTGGCAGATGCTGAAAATCCTCTCCTTGGAGAAACTACTTGTGGTTCATTGCTGCAGAAATTGCAG CAAATCTGGGATGAGGTTGGTGAAAGCGATGAGGAACGTGATAAAATGCTCCTTCAGTTAGAGCAAGAGTGCTTGGACGTTTATAAGAGGAAGGTTGATCAGGCTGTGAAATCGAGAGCACACCTTCTTCAGGCCTTGGCAGATGCCCAACTTGAACTCT GTCTTCTATCAGCACTTGGAGAGAAAAGTTTTGTTGgaatt CCTGATAAAACTTCTGGCACAATCAAGGAACAGCTTGCAGCTATAGCACCGACGCTCGAACAGCTGTGGAAACAGAAAGAAGAGAGAGTGAAGGAGTTTTCTGATGTACAGACACAGATTCAAAAGATATGTGGAGAAATTGCTGGGAACTCAAATCTTAGTGAGGTTCCTGTGGTTGATGAGGCTGACCTATCCTTGAAGAAGCTGGATGAATTTCAGGGCCAACTCCAAGAACTCCagaaagaaaag AGTGACAGGTTGCACAAGGTCCTCGAGTTTGTGAGCACTGTTCATGATCTATGTGCTGTCCTTGGGATGGACTTCTTTAGTACTGTTACTGAAGTTCATCCTAGCTTAAATGACTCAACTGGTGTGCAATCCAAAAGCATTAGCAATGACACCCTTTCTAGGCTGGCTAAGACAGTCTTAGCACTAAAGGAAGACAAGAAGCAGAGGCTACAGAAG CTTCAAGAGTTAGCCACTCAGCTAATTGATCTGTGGAATCTGATGGATACCCCAGAGGAGGAGCGGAGTTTGTTTGATCATGTTACCTGTAACATATCTGCTTCAGTTGATGAAGTGACCATCCCTGGTGCCCTTGCTCTGGATCTGATTGAGCAG GCTGAGGTGGAAGTTGAAAGGCTTGATCAACTGAAAGCCAGCAGGATGAAGGAAATTGCTTTCAAGAGGCAAGCTGAGCTCGAAGAGATATTTGCCCGTGCTCACATAGAAATAGATCCAGAGGCTGCTCGAGCAAAGATTATGTCACTTATTGATTCTG ATGTTGAGCCTTCTGAGTTACTGGCCGATATGGACAATCAAATAGCAAAAGCAAAGGAAGAGGCTTTCAGCAGAAAAGATATATTAGACAAGGTTGAGAAATGGATGTCAGCTTGTGAAGAAGAGAGTTGGCTTGAAGACTACAATCGG GATGAAAACAGGTATAACTCAAGCAGAGGTGCACACTTAAATCTCAAGCGTGCTGAAAAAGCTCGGATTTTAGTCAACAAAATTCCAG CTCTTGTTGACACATTGGTTGCCAAAACTCGGGCATGGGAAGAAGATCATGGTATACCATTTACTTACGACGGTGTTCCTCTCCTTGCCATGCTAGATGAATATGCTATGCTCAGGCATGATAGAGAAGAAGAGAAGCGGAGAATGAGG GATCAGAAAAAGTTCCATGAGCTGCTAAACACGGAACAGGAAGCCATTTTTGGTTCGCGGCCAAGTCCTGGTCGCCCACTTGGTCCAAAGAAGGTGGTGGGACCACGAGCAAATGGAGGTGCGAATGGAACTCCTAGCAGGCGGCTCTCTCTGAATGCAAATCAAAATGGTGCGAGGTCTACATCTAAAGATGGGAAGAGGGATAATACCAGGCCGGTTGCCCCTGTCAACTATGTTGCCATATCAAAAGAAGATGCTGCCTCACATGTTTCTGGTACAGAACCAGTTCCAGCTTCACCTTGA